The Methylomusa anaerophila genome has a segment encoding these proteins:
- a CDS encoding ABC transporter permease, producing the protein MLYLLKLYGLHIGYFIKADSQYKANFISGIFANFYTYLLMYLTIWILTHRFQSVAGWNYQELVFLMALNLFSYAVATTALWKHYYQLGENINNGNFDKFLIRPLHPLISMLFYGFDWTGFGQIIVSGIFLGASIFSLGIDWTAYKIIVLLVCIIGGILIQAGAMIIFGSLSFWLKKSMNLGNVLFFTLRNFINYPVSIFGGGISFVLTYILPWAFINYYPALYILDKPSEQNGFYLYTPVVGLFILLLSLWITNTGISKYQSVGS; encoded by the coding sequence ATGCTGTACTTGTTAAAACTGTATGGTCTTCACATTGGCTATTTTATTAAAGCGGATAGTCAATATAAAGCGAATTTCATCAGTGGCATCTTTGCCAACTTTTATACCTATTTATTGATGTATCTAACCATTTGGATTTTGACGCATCGATTTCAATCAGTCGCCGGCTGGAATTACCAGGAACTTGTTTTTTTAATGGCGCTGAATTTGTTTTCCTATGCGGTAGCTACTACTGCACTTTGGAAACATTATTACCAACTGGGCGAAAATATAAATAACGGGAACTTCGATAAATTCTTGATTCGTCCTTTACATCCTCTTATCAGCATGTTGTTCTACGGTTTTGATTGGACGGGTTTTGGTCAAATTATTGTTTCGGGAATATTTTTGGGAGCAAGTATTTTTAGCTTAGGGATAGATTGGACTGCTTATAAAATTATCGTACTGCTGGTTTGCATCATTGGGGGAATTTTGATCCAGGCCGGGGCGATGATTATTTTCGGATCGTTAAGCTTTTGGCTGAAAAAATCCATGAATTTAGGCAATGTATTGTTTTTCACGCTGCGCAATTTTATTAACTATCCGGTATCTATTTTTGGCGGTGGTATTTCATTCGTTTTAACTTATATCTTGCCGTGGGCGTTTATCAACTATTATCCCGCCTTGTACATATTGGATAAACCAAGTGAGCAAAACGGCTTTTATCTCTATACTCCGGTTGTTGGCTTGTTTATATTGCTCCTGTCGTTGTGGATAACCAATACAGGAATATCAAAATACCAAAGTGTCGGCAGTTAG
- a CDS encoding TorD/DmsD family molecular chaperone: MIQSQPQWEHIHPALDVRIFAYDFLRRIFLEEPSAIYLKTIVKAGLMEDFPFSRESEMIGRGVCQVADYLREYDVLNEKIYDRLRWDYTKLFIGPYQLPAPLWESAYLSEERLLFQESTFAVRCAYFQYGFLPRNYRQEADDHLGLELDFMYQLACLAREKSNAQSPEIREILRDSKLFLKNHLLNWVPALARDIRQHAGTGFYQGMAAILDGYLQIDLEALGELINVEVIQS; the protein is encoded by the coding sequence ATGATTCAGAGTCAACCCCAGTGGGAGCATATTCACCCTGCCCTGGACGTTAGAATTTTTGCCTATGATTTCTTACGCCGGATATTTTTGGAGGAACCTTCTGCAATCTACCTGAAGACCATAGTGAAAGCAGGTCTGATGGAAGATTTCCCTTTTTCCCGGGAAAGTGAAATGATTGGCCGGGGAGTCTGTCAGGTTGCGGATTACCTGCGGGAGTATGATGTTTTGAATGAGAAGATTTATGACCGGTTGCGTTGGGATTACACCAAGTTGTTCATTGGCCCTTACCAGTTGCCGGCGCCGCTTTGGGAGTCGGCTTATTTGTCTGAGGAACGTTTGCTTTTTCAGGAATCAACCTTTGCGGTCCGGTGCGCTTATTTCCAATACGGTTTTTTACCCAGGAACTATCGCCAGGAAGCGGATGATCATCTGGGTCTTGAATTGGATTTTATGTACCAGTTGGCCTGTCTGGCCAGAGAGAAGTCCAATGCCCAATCACCGGAAATCCGGGAAATTCTCCGCGACAGCAAGCTGTTTTTAAAAAATCACCTATTAAACTGGGTACCGGCTTTAGCCCGGGATATCCGTCAACATGCCGGCACAGGTTTCTACCAGGGAATGGCGGCCATTCTGGACGGTTATCTGCAGATTGATCTCGAAGCTCTCGGGGAACTGATCAATGTTGAGGTGATCCAATCTTAA
- a CDS encoding DMSO/selenate family reductase complex B subunit — protein MAQKGFFYDMTVCTGCKTCQIACKDKNNLEVGVLFRKVDYFEGGKYPDPWAYPLAISCNHCAKPKCVPSCPVGALAKRPQDGIVTQNRKKCIGCGACIRSCPYKAPQYIAKEGKAGKCDLCADLIDKGENPACVDACLMRTLQYGDIKDLKKKYGGTADVKGLPDSSLTSPSLAIKPNKQARR, from the coding sequence ATGGCACAAAAAGGTTTCTTTTATGACATGACTGTTTGTACCGGCTGCAAAACCTGCCAGATTGCCTGCAAGGATAAAAACAACCTGGAAGTGGGCGTCCTTTTCCGTAAAGTCGATTACTTCGAAGGCGGCAAATATCCGGATCCCTGGGCGTATCCCCTGGCGATTTCCTGTAACCATTGCGCCAAACCCAAGTGTGTGCCAAGCTGCCCCGTAGGTGCTCTTGCCAAGCGCCCCCAGGACGGTATCGTCACGCAAAACAGAAAAAAATGCATCGGCTGCGGGGCGTGTATCCGGTCTTGCCCGTATAAAGCCCCTCAATATATTGCCAAAGAAGGTAAAGCAGGAAAATGCGACTTATGTGCCGATTTAATCGATAAAGGGGAAAATCCGGCTTGTGTGGACGCTTGTTTGATGCGGACCTTACAATATGGCGATATAAAAGATCTAAAAAAGAAGTATGGCGGCACCGCCGATGTGAAGGGGTTGCCGGATTCCTCCCTAACTTCCCCTTCGCTGGCCATTAAGCCTAACAAGCAAGCCCGGCGCTAA
- a CDS encoding NUDIX hydrolase encodes MELWDILDANGNKTGRTIERGQPFREGEYHLVVHVYLINAKGEFLIQKRSLSKRVLPGMWDMTGGAVLAGEDSATGAVREVEEELGIALSHKKLSMIARLKRKSNFIDIWATSIDVSLEDVVMQAGEVDAVKFVSADDMIKIIFSAEYREDNYKQIILNFLKNIQGQSI; translated from the coding sequence ATGGAGCTTTGGGACATTTTAGACGCGAACGGCAATAAAACAGGCAGAACAATTGAGCGGGGTCAGCCGTTTCGCGAGGGAGAATATCATTTGGTAGTACACGTTTACCTTATCAATGCCAAAGGGGAATTTTTAATTCAGAAGCGTTCACTGAGCAAGCGCGTGCTGCCCGGCATGTGGGATATGACCGGTGGAGCCGTACTAGCCGGCGAGGATAGCGCAACAGGAGCTGTTCGTGAAGTCGAAGAAGAATTGGGAATTGCCCTTTCTCATAAAAAGCTTTCTATGATAGCCAGACTCAAAAGAAAAAGTAACTTTATCGATATTTGGGCAACCTCTATAGATGTTTCCCTGGAGGATGTGGTAATGCAGGCTGGCGAGGTTGATGCGGTTAAATTCGTGAGTGCCGACGACATGATAAAAATCATTTTTTCGGCGGAATACCGCGAGGATAACTATAAACAAATAATCCTCAATTTTCTAAAAAATATACAGGGGCAATCAATTTAA
- a CDS encoding pyruvate kinase alpha/beta domain-containing protein produces MERKIVYFEEITPENTEITFNLVQERLKDSGIQSVVLASTTGATARKALDLFAGRDVKLIVVPHQFDFKQRENRFPPELTKTLRESGHEVHFGTMLFHTDQLYGSNTPTLLANLLRTFSQGFKVCFEIVFSAVDAGLLKSGEQVIAVAGTGKGADTALVIQAASSQSFKNLRVNEIICKPLNPLNIEEVKEKLAQENAR; encoded by the coding sequence ATGGAAAGAAAGATTGTCTATTTCGAAGAGATTACACCGGAGAATACTGAAATTACTTTTAACCTGGTTCAAGAAAGACTGAAAGATTCGGGAATTCAGAGTGTGGTGCTGGCTTCCACAACCGGCGCCACGGCCCGAAAAGCTTTGGATTTATTTGCCGGCAGAGACGTTAAATTGATTGTAGTGCCGCATCAGTTTGATTTTAAGCAAAGAGAAAATCGTTTTCCCCCGGAATTAACTAAAACTCTGCGGGAATCCGGACATGAAGTGCACTTTGGCACCATGCTTTTTCATACTGATCAATTGTACGGATCCAATACCCCTACTCTCCTAGCCAATCTGCTGCGTACCTTTTCCCAGGGATTTAAAGTCTGTTTTGAAATAGTTTTTTCGGCCGTAGATGCAGGCTTGCTAAAAAGCGGCGAACAGGTGATAGCGGTGGCCGGGACGGGCAAGGGAGCAGACACCGCCCTAGTAATACAGGCAGCTTCTTCCCAAAGTTTTAAAAACCTTCGCGTCAACGAAATTATTTGCAAGCCTCTTAATCCGCTGAACATAGAGGAAGTAAAAGAAAAATTAGCGCAGGAAAACGCGAGATAA
- a CDS encoding aminoacyl--tRNA ligase-related protein: MCCFHQDYLDNSYLCFSSDSTKTLNFIDDYFKNWILAQGGQEYHVPALINRNVLEKCGYFSSFPQHLTVAGFVKPEFYPNVATDSEVKDEYIAMKEQYLTPAACLHIYPMLEGDNIKENTAITTLARVYRYEHGNFDGITRLWDFTVREIVFVGASDYVLRQLEKTKQLALEFTQKLGLSADIIEANDQFYPSQKNIIKAKLQKANSLKHELSLQIKEKQVAIASFNFHDTHFSKAFNFDDGGKIVTGCVGFGLERWLAVINENNIHLDKVTY, from the coding sequence ATGTGTTGTTTTCACCAGGACTACTTGGATAACAGTTACCTATGTTTTTCAAGTGATTCAACCAAAACCTTAAATTTCATTGATGATTATTTTAAAAATTGGATACTAGCTCAGGGAGGCCAAGAATATCATGTCCCTGCATTAATAAATAGAAATGTTTTGGAAAAATGCGGGTATTTTTCTTCATTTCCTCAGCATCTTACGGTAGCAGGTTTTGTGAAACCGGAGTTTTATCCTAACGTTGCCACAGATTCTGAAGTGAAAGATGAGTATATTGCTATGAAAGAACAATATCTTACCCCGGCTGCTTGCTTACATATATACCCAATGCTTGAAGGAGACAATATTAAAGAAAATACGGCAATTACAACCCTTGCTAGAGTGTATAGATATGAACATGGTAATTTTGATGGGATTACTCGGCTGTGGGATTTTACTGTCAGGGAAATTGTATTTGTTGGAGCTAGTGATTATGTGCTGAGGCAATTAGAAAAGACAAAACAATTGGCACTAGAATTTACCCAAAAATTAGGATTATCTGCTGATATTATTGAAGCTAATGATCAGTTTTATCCATCGCAAAAAAATATAATTAAAGCTAAGCTGCAAAAAGCAAACTCACTAAAACACGAGTTATCATTACAAATTAAAGAAAAACAAGTAGCGATTGCCTCATTTAATTTTCATGATACTCATTTTAGCAAAGCATTCAATTTTGATGATGGAGGCAAGATTGTAACAGGCTGTGTGGGATTTGGCTTAGAACGTTGGTTAGCTGTAATCAATGAAAATAACATTCATTTGGACAAAGTTACCTATTAA
- a CDS encoding nucleotidyltransferase domain-containing protein: MPFEPNKEAELVLYSSRLNITESDKSKITEIIINNEIDWGTFLYYCCHHRVTPLVLKTFWQLNLINSIEINVYNAMKSICDHVKRKNIIYYTEIDIINKQFYNHEIKAVMLKGGILAPFVYKDISLRQFGDIDFLVDMDDISIVTKILEESGFIQGTYDKVKRKIIPATKDEKLNRRLTSHEIFPHVKINDNSGIPVHVDINFSVFWNGSIKNKNKFFFDTKKIIKESRLIDLNHSKVYMLSAEYQIIHLCAHHYGEAVNFCWEGNWLRDKAEISLYKFCDLHELIISENISWIKLYDICIENKIEKPIYYSLKIVNILFGNIVPDDFLINLNINQMVINEFYDKDGVSKYWELDLFDRMFKIKEKFFEIKRKGIL; encoded by the coding sequence ATGCCTTTTGAACCTAATAAAGAGGCGGAACTCGTATTATATAGTTCAAGATTAAACATTACAGAGTCAGATAAAAGTAAAATAACTGAGATAATTATCAATAACGAAATTGATTGGGGAACTTTTTTATATTATTGTTGTCATCATAGAGTAACGCCTCTGGTACTGAAAACTTTTTGGCAGCTTAATTTAATTAATTCTATAGAAATAAATGTATATAATGCCATGAAATCAATTTGCGATCATGTAAAGAGAAAAAACATAATTTATTATACCGAAATAGATATTATCAACAAACAATTTTATAATCATGAAATAAAAGCAGTTATGTTAAAAGGAGGAATATTGGCGCCATTCGTTTATAAAGATATTTCTCTTAGACAATTTGGAGATATTGACTTTCTCGTTGATATGGACGATATATCCATAGTAACAAAAATATTAGAAGAAAGCGGATTTATCCAAGGAACTTATGATAAAGTTAAGCGCAAAATAATACCTGCTACTAAAGATGAAAAATTAAATCGTAGGCTCACAAGCCATGAAATATTTCCTCATGTAAAAATTAATGATAACTCTGGCATTCCTGTTCATGTTGATATCAATTTTAGTGTATTTTGGAATGGGAGTATAAAAAATAAAAATAAATTTTTTTTTGATACCAAAAAAATAATAAAAGAAAGTCGATTAATAGATCTCAATCATTCTAAAGTATATATGTTGTCTGCTGAATATCAAATTATTCATTTGTGTGCTCATCATTATGGAGAAGCAGTTAACTTTTGTTGGGAAGGAAATTGGCTGAGGGATAAAGCTGAAATTTCTTTATATAAATTTTGTGATTTGCATGAACTAATTATTAGTGAAAATATATCATGGATCAAATTATATGATATTTGTATTGAAAATAAAATTGAAAAACCTATATATTACTCTTTAAAAATAGTAAATATTTTATTTGGAAATATTGTGCCTGACGATTTCTTAATTAATCTAAATATCAATCAAATGGTTATTAATGAATTTTATGATAAAGATGGAGTATCTAAATACTGGGAACTTGATTTATTCGATAGGATGTTTAAGATAAAAGAGAAATTTTTTGAAATAAAAAGAAAAGGAATTTTATAA
- a CDS encoding DEAD/DEAH box helicase, whose product MPDYACMESFHPIVKEWFLHTFARPSMPQELGWPEVNAGRNVLICAPTGSGKTIAAFLKCLDIMYQTKKITQGKNPGFRVVYISPLKALNNDIYRNLEIPIKGIEETAKHASVPLPAIKVAVRTGDTSPKERRGLLTNPPDILITVYRRGCRPDS is encoded by the coding sequence ATGCCAGACTATGCATGTATGGAGAGTTTTCACCCAATAGTCAAAGAGTGGTTTTTACATACCTTCGCCCGCCCCAGTATGCCGCAGGAGCTGGGGTGGCCGGAAGTCAATGCGGGCCGAAATGTGTTGATTTGCGCTCCTACAGGGTCTGGGAAGACCATAGCCGCATTTTTAAAATGCCTGGATATCATGTACCAAACCAAGAAAATCACTCAGGGAAAAAATCCGGGATTCCGAGTGGTGTACATATCGCCGTTAAAGGCTTTAAACAATGATATTTACCGGAATCTGGAGATCCCGATCAAGGGGATTGAGGAGACGGCAAAACATGCTTCGGTTCCACTGCCGGCGATCAAGGTTGCAGTTAGAACGGGGGATACATCGCCAAAAGAACGGCGAGGGTTATTGACAAATCCACCGGATATTCTGATCACTGTTTACCGAAGGGGCTGTCGCCCTGATTCATGA
- a CDS encoding ABC transporter permease produces MRTYYEIMKIALKNSLAYRLDTLISILGSIIALYVQIYLWRSLYGDYRISQLSLHDMITYQIMGIILSLLYTDTVAREVGGKVLDGSISLELLRPYNFAAGMFSRTLGDTLSGFAAKGIAVIIFAVIVLNFRLKISLLNVLLLMVALVLNIIIYWLLHYMIGLLHFTFLNAGWFVRILRDTVRILGGGVIPLWFFPDVLREISYFLPFQLLYQFPQSLSVNKISTGELLFNLTAACSWIVLLGFGTFYLWKTGIKKLIIQGG; encoded by the coding sequence ATGAGAACCTATTATGAAATCATGAAAATAGCCTTGAAAAATTCACTTGCTTACCGTTTGGATACCCTAATTAGTATTTTGGGCAGCATTATTGCTTTGTATGTTCAAATTTACTTGTGGAGATCGCTGTATGGGGATTATCGCATAAGCCAGTTGTCGCTTCATGATATGATTACTTATCAAATCATGGGAATTATTTTAAGTCTTCTGTATACGGATACAGTTGCTCGAGAAGTAGGAGGGAAAGTTTTGGACGGTTCTATTTCTCTGGAACTGCTCCGACCTTACAATTTTGCGGCCGGCATGTTTTCCCGAACCCTGGGAGATACACTCAGCGGCTTTGCTGCGAAAGGCATAGCGGTTATTATATTTGCCGTGATTGTTTTAAATTTTAGATTAAAAATAAGTTTACTCAATGTCCTGTTGTTGATGGTTGCGCTGGTCTTAAACATCATTATCTATTGGCTGCTGCATTATATGATTGGCTTGCTGCATTTTACGTTTTTAAACGCGGGGTGGTTTGTCAGAATACTCCGGGATACTGTTCGTATCCTGGGGGGAGGGGTCATTCCCTTATGGTTTTTTCCGGACGTATTAAGAGAAATCTCTTATTTTCTTCCATTTCAGCTTCTATATCAATTTCCTCAAAGCTTATCTGTCAATAAAATATCTACCGGCGAGTTGCTTTTTAACCTTACGGCGGCCTGTTCCTGGATTGTGCTGCTCGGCTTCGGGACATTCTATTTGTGGAAGACGGGCATAAAAAAGCTGATCATACAGGGAGGTTAG
- a CDS encoding MalY/PatB family protein, with protein MSRNFDEIINRKNTWSLKWDFNFQQHDILPMSIADMDFYSPKAVENAIIERAKHGLYGYVGVPDTFKKIIKSWINRRHEWDIDEEWLLYSYTVTASIRNIIPAFTDPGDKILILTPCYGSFSYSITLNNRELVTSPLILQENYAIDFDDFEKKLSEGVKLFILCSPHNPIGKVWTKDELLKLGELCMLYNVLIISDEIHSDIVFKGYKHIPIASLSFELAQNSITFMSAGKTFNLSGLGASYIIAPNSALREKFKKQLKLTGVHEPNIFGIVAAEVAYSYGQQWLEAVLDYLQNNYDFMSKFFSEKIPEIRAVNQEGTYLGWLDCRKINIDCNELNDFFTNKARVKLNDGKAFGENGTGFQRINFACSRVILIEALNRIQLAVNKISI; from the coding sequence ATGTCGAGAAATTTTGATGAGATTATTAATCGTAAAAACACATGGTCACTTAAGTGGGACTTTAATTTTCAGCAGCATGATATCCTGCCTATGTCAATCGCAGACATGGACTTCTATTCCCCAAAGGCTGTTGAAAATGCAATTATTGAAAGAGCTAAACACGGGTTGTATGGATACGTTGGTGTGCCAGATACATTTAAGAAGATTATAAAAAGTTGGATCAATAGACGCCATGAATGGGATATAGATGAAGAATGGTTATTATATAGTTATACGGTTACAGCTTCAATTCGTAATATTATTCCGGCATTTACGGATCCTGGTGATAAAATTTTAATATTAACACCTTGTTATGGTTCATTCAGCTATAGTATTACTCTTAATAACAGGGAATTAGTAACAAGTCCATTGATTTTACAAGAGAATTATGCTATAGATTTTGACGATTTCGAGAAAAAACTTTCTGAAGGTGTAAAATTATTCATTCTTTGCAGCCCTCATAATCCTATTGGAAAGGTTTGGACAAAAGATGAACTTTTAAAACTTGGAGAACTTTGTATGCTATATAATGTTTTAATAATTTCAGATGAAATTCATTCGGATATTGTTTTTAAAGGATACAAACATATTCCAATTGCTTCATTGTCCTTTGAATTAGCGCAAAATTCTATTACATTTATGTCCGCTGGTAAAACCTTTAATTTATCTGGTTTAGGTGCATCTTATATAATTGCTCCCAATTCTGCTCTGCGAGAAAAATTCAAAAAACAATTGAAGCTTACAGGAGTTCACGAACCTAATATTTTTGGAATTGTCGCTGCAGAAGTGGCCTATTCTTATGGCCAACAATGGTTGGAAGCAGTTTTAGATTATTTACAGAATAATTATGATTTTATGTCTAAATTTTTTTCAGAAAAAATCCCGGAAATACGTGCTGTTAATCAAGAAGGTACATATTTGGGATGGCTTGATTGCAGGAAAATTAATATAGATTGCAACGAATTAAACGATTTCTTTACGAATAAAGCTAGGGTAAAGTTGAACGATGGGAAAGCTTTTGGTGAAAATGGTACTGGCTTTCAAAGAATAAATTTCGCATGTTCCAGAGTAATTTTAATAGAAGCATTAAATAGAATTCAACTGGCTGTAAATAAAATTAGTATATAA
- a CDS encoding molybdopterin-dependent oxidoreductase codes for MNLLEKAKYYPISRRTFLEMTGTAVAGTVAVMTFPVCGLFRAEAAFANGINQEGRWVNAACWHNCGGRCVLKAYVIDGVVVRQKTDDTHPDSPDFPQQRACWRGRAQRQQVLGADRLKYPMKRKHWQPGGGNKELRGRDEWVRISWDEALDLVADELKRIKAAYGNQAILGQVRQGMERTLSLFGGYTTSWGSTSWGTWVDVGPAVMGPYGDAYSSTGNDRLRLRQSKLIIMWGANPAWSSGGNPAYNFLQARKAGAKFIFIDPFYTDTARVLADEWIPIRPATDAALLLGMAYVMITEDSPARPLIDWEFLNKCTVGFDAGHMPAGADPKENFKDYVLGIEDGQPKTPAWAAEICGVAPEKIRRLAIEYATTKPASVICGGASTRTHRAEQTAQAFITLACMTGNIGVPGAGTGLSCHNRAGNAGPGLVKAGDPGVPAIKNPLTSSINQNELWDAVLTGKYTAGKNDRRDIDIRCVYYDAVATLNQKMGAAKGIEAHREKLEFVVTQAFNLNTQAKFSDIVLPITTQWEKYGGFIGYGTSFSSNREILLWFSQVVDPVFEAKDDIWVAVEIGKRLGLDAKQIDPVPLKQQVFNQAAGAMVIADNGQDYEKLVTITEEDIEELGVTGKPQTGRIAFREFREKGIYQVQRAPGDHFGFTELEDYRNNPEKYPRATPSKKIEIHSQKLADKITSYGWTVKAPIAKYEKPEEGYEDTFQDWNNKVKGEYPLQLYTIHYPRRTHSLFDNVPWLREAFPQEFIMNTSDARSLGLKQGDIVKIASRHGVVVRPLYLTERMMPGVVTLGQGAWIELDEENSVDKSGNVNILEGGIPTGQGHMGANSCNVKVEKYDQELLPDVEWPQRIVL; via the coding sequence ATGAATCTGTTGGAAAAAGCGAAGTACTATCCCATTAGCCGTCGAACTTTTCTTGAAATGACCGGAACAGCCGTTGCCGGTACCGTTGCCGTCATGACATTTCCCGTTTGCGGACTTTTCCGGGCGGAAGCTGCTTTCGCAAACGGAATCAATCAGGAAGGCCGGTGGGTTAACGCCGCCTGCTGGCACAATTGCGGCGGACGGTGTGTACTCAAAGCTTACGTAATAGACGGGGTAGTGGTCCGGCAAAAAACTGATGATACGCACCCGGATTCGCCTGATTTTCCGCAACAAAGAGCTTGTTGGCGCGGGCGGGCGCAGCGGCAGCAGGTTCTGGGGGCTGACCGCCTTAAATATCCCATGAAGCGGAAGCATTGGCAACCTGGCGGCGGCAATAAGGAATTGCGCGGCAGGGACGAGTGGGTGCGAATTTCCTGGGACGAGGCATTAGACCTTGTGGCCGATGAATTGAAGCGTATCAAGGCGGCCTACGGTAATCAGGCCATCCTGGGGCAGGTCAGGCAAGGGATGGAACGGACCTTATCTCTTTTTGGCGGTTATACTACCTCCTGGGGTTCCACCTCCTGGGGCACTTGGGTTGACGTAGGCCCGGCGGTCATGGGACCATATGGGGATGCGTACTCAAGCACCGGCAACGACCGGCTGCGTCTGAGACAATCCAAATTGATCATTATGTGGGGAGCAAATCCGGCCTGGAGTTCGGGGGGTAACCCGGCGTACAATTTTTTGCAGGCCAGGAAGGCCGGCGCAAAATTTATTTTCATTGATCCTTTCTACACCGACACAGCCAGAGTACTGGCGGATGAATGGATTCCCATCCGGCCGGCTACCGATGCGGCGTTATTGCTGGGGATGGCGTATGTGATGATTACTGAGGATTCACCGGCACGGCCTCTGATTGACTGGGAATTTCTCAACAAATGTACTGTTGGCTTTGACGCCGGCCATATGCCGGCAGGAGCGGATCCGAAAGAAAATTTTAAGGACTATGTATTAGGAATTGAGGACGGCCAGCCCAAAACACCGGCATGGGCAGCCGAAATTTGCGGCGTGGCTCCCGAAAAGATTAGGCGGCTGGCCATTGAGTATGCTACGACAAAACCGGCGTCAGTCATCTGCGGCGGCGCCTCCACCCGGACGCATCGGGCCGAGCAAACGGCGCAAGCATTTATAACCCTAGCCTGCATGACCGGCAATATCGGCGTTCCCGGTGCCGGAACGGGATTAAGCTGCCATAATCGCGCCGGCAATGCCGGTCCTGGTTTAGTCAAAGCCGGCGACCCAGGAGTTCCGGCAATCAAAAACCCTCTAACTTCATCTATCAATCAGAATGAGTTATGGGATGCCGTGTTAACGGGAAAATACACCGCCGGCAAGAATGACAGGCGAGATATTGACATCCGTTGCGTCTATTATGACGCAGTGGCCACCCTCAATCAAAAAATGGGCGCCGCCAAAGGTATCGAAGCCCATCGGGAAAAACTGGAATTCGTGGTAACTCAGGCCTTCAATTTGAATACGCAGGCAAAATTTTCGGATATTGTGCTGCCTATAACCACGCAGTGGGAAAAGTACGGCGGTTTTATCGGTTACGGCACTTCCTTTAGCAGCAACCGCGAAATTCTTCTGTGGTTCAGTCAGGTGGTGGATCCCGTCTTTGAAGCCAAAGATGATATTTGGGTCGCTGTGGAAATCGGCAAACGTTTGGGTCTTGATGCAAAACAAATCGACCCCGTTCCATTGAAACAACAAGTATTTAACCAGGCTGCCGGCGCCATGGTTATTGCCGATAACGGCCAAGATTATGAAAAGCTTGTTACGATTACGGAAGAAGATATCGAAGAATTGGGGGTTACCGGCAAACCGCAAACCGGACGGATTGCATTCCGGGAATTCCGGGAAAAGGGGATTTATCAGGTACAACGGGCACCGGGCGATCATTTCGGTTTCACCGAATTGGAGGATTACCGCAATAATCCTGAGAAGTATCCGCGGGCGACGCCAAGTAAAAAAATTGAGATTCACTCCCAAAAATTGGCCGATAAAATCACCAGCTACGGGTGGACGGTTAAAGCGCCGATTGCCAAATATGAGAAACCGGAAGAAGGATACGAGGACACTTTTCAAGATTGGAATAACAAAGTAAAAGGGGAATACCCGCTTCAGTTATATACTATTCATTATCCCCGCCGAACGCATTCCCTCTTTGACAATGTCCCCTGGCTGCGGGAAGCTTTCCCGCAAGAATTTATCATGAATACCAGCGATGCCAGGAGTTTGGGCCTGAAACAGGGGGATATCGTTAAAATCGCCAGCCGCCACGGTGTCGTCGTCCGGCCTTTGTATCTAACGGAAAGGATGATGCCCGGAGTGGTAACCCTCGGTCAGGGCGCCTGGATTGAGCTTGATGAGGAAAATAGCGTGGATAAAAGCGGCAATGTCAATATTCTTGAAGGCGGGATTCCCACCGGCCAAGGCCACATGGGCGCCAATTCCTGCAACGTGAAAGTGGAGAAATATGACCAAGAGCTCCTGCCTGATGTGGAGTGGCCGCAGCGAATTGTTTTATGA